In the genome of Pseudobdellovibrionaceae bacterium, one region contains:
- a CDS encoding DUF188 domain-containing protein: protein MAERYQLVVYVVANQYLNVPMSTRIRMECVEGSFDAADDWIVEKIERGDVLITSDILLAQRCLEKEVFVLNPKGHEFTQDNIGEAISGRELAEHQRNLGQSGTGPSPMTKADRSQFLSKLDQVIQKAKRKNT, encoded by the coding sequence GTGGCCGAAAGGTACCAACTCGTCGTTTACGTTGTAGCCAACCAATACCTTAACGTTCCTATGAGCACTCGCATTCGTATGGAATGCGTGGAAGGGTCATTTGATGCTGCTGATGATTGGATTGTGGAAAAGATTGAGCGTGGCGATGTTTTGATCACCTCAGATATTCTTTTAGCTCAGCGATGTTTAGAAAAAGAGGTCTTTGTTCTCAACCCCAAAGGACACGAATTCACCCAAGATAATATTGGTGAAGCCATAAGTGGTCGTGAGCTAGCTGAACACCAAAGAAACTTAGGTCAGTCAGGTACTGGCCCAAGCCCCATGACTAAAGCTGACCGTTCGCAGTTTTTGTCAAAGCTAGATCAAGTAATACAAAAGGCAAAGCGTAAAAATACTTGA
- a CDS encoding Fic family protein — protein MPKQKPHEILAEALTHAKQVSGEKGVLKHSDLESKYIQVLKKGGWLTPIIKGWYLLNKPEDTGTSTVWYVGFWSFLKAYLEDRLGKDGYCLSAEASVSLHTAEEHIHKQITVITKKNTNQTIDLPFGTSLLLYTDTKNFPQSIQDLSGLSVMPLPLALCRLSPAYFQTKPLNVEIALRSLSSVSEVSRIFLDNGLVTSASRLAGAFEALGDQKAAKQIIDDMDAAGYAVESQNPFERYTSLFTNSTRIRSPYVGRIQALWKKMRLDIIDILPPPPGLVPRENKNFVHIIEERYIQDAYHSLSIEGYEVSEELIEKIQSGNWSPDSNASDLNHKNAMAAKGYYESFIQVLDSIKKILRKDKSASEVFYEDLQDWYRALFSPSVQAGIIKAADLAGYRNAPVYIKNARHVPPRSEAVTDAMEALFSLIKDEEHEGVKAILGHFIFVYIHPYMDGNGRIARFLMNLMLTSGGYDWTIIRTESRNKYMAALDAASSDGDIKPFAKLVAQEMEHWKDQGS, from the coding sequence GTGCCAAAGCAAAAGCCTCATGAAATTTTAGCTGAAGCTCTGACGCATGCAAAACAAGTCTCTGGAGAAAAAGGGGTGCTCAAGCACTCCGATCTTGAAAGTAAGTATATACAAGTTCTAAAAAAAGGTGGATGGCTTACCCCCATTATTAAAGGCTGGTACTTACTTAACAAACCTGAAGACACTGGCACTTCTACAGTTTGGTATGTGGGCTTTTGGTCCTTTCTTAAGGCTTATTTAGAGGATCGCCTAGGTAAAGACGGTTACTGCCTGTCTGCTGAGGCTTCTGTCTCTCTTCATACAGCCGAAGAGCACATCCATAAACAAATTACAGTGATCACAAAAAAGAATACTAATCAAACTATAGATCTACCTTTCGGAACATCACTTCTTCTTTATACCGATACAAAAAACTTTCCACAAAGCATTCAAGATCTTAGCGGATTAAGCGTTATGCCCCTGCCACTAGCACTATGCAGGCTATCACCCGCGTACTTTCAGACAAAACCTTTAAACGTTGAGATCGCCTTACGAAGCTTAAGCTCAGTTTCTGAAGTGTCACGAATTTTTCTTGATAATGGCCTTGTCACAAGTGCATCACGGTTAGCTGGAGCATTTGAAGCTTTGGGAGATCAAAAAGCCGCAAAACAAATTATTGATGACATGGACGCCGCTGGTTATGCCGTCGAAAGCCAAAATCCTTTTGAAAGATACACTTCTTTGTTTACTAACTCTACCAGAATACGCTCACCTTATGTTGGAAGAATTCAAGCGCTTTGGAAAAAAATGCGTCTTGATATAATAGATATCTTACCTCCGCCGCCTGGGTTGGTGCCACGTGAAAACAAAAACTTTGTCCACATCATTGAAGAACGATACATACAAGATGCATATCACTCTTTATCCATTGAAGGGTATGAAGTTAGTGAAGAGCTGATTGAAAAGATTCAATCAGGAAATTGGAGCCCTGACTCCAACGCTAGTGATTTGAATCATAAAAATGCTATGGCCGCCAAAGGTTACTACGAATCCTTCATTCAAGTTCTTGATAGCATTAAAAAAATCTTAAGAAAAGATAAGTCTGCCAGTGAAGTTTTTTATGAAGATTTGCAAGATTGGTATCGCGCCTTATTTTCCCCAAGTGTGCAAGCAGGTATTATTAAAGCAGCAGACCTGGCAGGTTACAGAAACGCTCCCGTATATATTAAAAATGCCCGACATGTGCCACCCAGATCTGAAGCTGTAACCGATGCCATGGAAGCCCTGTTTTCTCTTATTAAAGACGAAGAGCACGAAGGTGTTAAAGCTATTCTAGGTCATTTTATTTTTGTTTATATTCATCCTTACATGGATGGTAACGGACGTATTGCAAGATTTTTAATGAACCTTATGCTGACCTCAGGTGGCTACGACTGGACCATTATTCGCACGGAAAGCAGGAATAAGTACATGGCTGCCTTAGATGCTGCATCTTCTGATGGTGACATTAAACCCTTTGCGAAATTGGTGGCACAAGAAATGGAGCACTGGAAGGATCAGGGCAGCTAA
- a CDS encoding GFA family protein: MKGSCLCGQIKFEVMGEFESFYLCHCHFCQKDTGSAHAANLFSTAAKLKWVQGEEQVRNYNLSGTRHAKAFCQNCGSAMPSVQMQGNLLVVPAGSLDSEVTLKPKSHIFYSSRASWDNELEKIEKADTTP, encoded by the coding sequence ATGAAGGGTTCGTGTTTATGTGGGCAGATCAAATTTGAAGTGATGGGTGAATTTGAAAGTTTCTATCTGTGCCATTGCCACTTTTGCCAAAAGGACACGGGATCGGCTCATGCCGCAAACTTATTTTCAACCGCCGCCAAATTGAAGTGGGTTCAGGGCGAAGAGCAGGTGCGCAACTATAATCTGTCTGGGACAAGACACGCTAAAGCTTTCTGTCAAAACTGCGGGTCAGCAATGCCCAGCGTACAAATGCAAGGAAATCTCTTGGTAGTTCCTGCTGGCAGCCTAGACTCAGAGGTGACTCTCAAACCGAAGTCGCACATCTTTTATTCCAGCAGAGCCAGTTGGGATAATGAACTTGAGAAAATAGAGAAAGCTGACACTACTCCGTAG
- a CDS encoding dihydrofolate reductase family protein, with translation MNAQDLIKHLQEAVDLSKKGLGYVSPNPCVGCVILDAQGKKIAEGFHEKYGEAHAEVNALKQLQDPMKQLQGAYVIVTLEPCAHEGKTPSCAKTLAQYPIEAVIALVKDPNPLVCGQGFEILQQAGQKTIFIEDILSSSPSRVGKEWNPEWEKIFLEWQTHPQSQKRVQAIVNESQNLNKEFFFAIQHQRPFITLKWAQSLNGVIGSPYKRLLISGKKAQEHTHHLRATHDVTLVGYKTILQDNPSLNVRLGQIQKDNKVAIVDSRLRVLEQRAKHNIFSVHSPQNLFLITDQELKDQEKCKGFSGNLIFVGRDSKGQLNLAEAMKQLRVGHNIHSVFVEGGADILKDMYEQNLWNEIYIYIAPKFLKGIKIKLSVFKIVFKFFKTVKLFILYPDIGVRIRQR, from the coding sequence TTGAATGCACAGGATTTGATAAAGCACCTGCAAGAGGCTGTGGACCTTTCCAAAAAAGGTTTGGGGTATGTTTCACCGAACCCTTGTGTGGGATGTGTGATCCTTGATGCTCAAGGTAAAAAGATTGCCGAAGGCTTTCACGAAAAATATGGTGAGGCCCATGCCGAGGTGAACGCCCTTAAGCAACTGCAAGACCCGATGAAGCAGTTGCAAGGGGCGTATGTGATTGTCACTCTCGAGCCGTGTGCCCATGAAGGGAAAACCCCTTCGTGTGCGAAGACATTAGCTCAGTACCCCATTGAAGCTGTTATAGCCTTAGTGAAAGATCCCAACCCCTTAGTGTGTGGACAAGGGTTTGAGATTTTACAACAGGCAGGTCAAAAGACCATTTTTATAGAAGACATTTTATCCTCTTCCCCATCGAGAGTGGGCAAGGAATGGAATCCTGAATGGGAAAAGATATTTTTAGAATGGCAAACCCACCCTCAATCACAAAAACGTGTTCAAGCTATCGTGAATGAAAGCCAAAATTTGAATAAAGAATTCTTTTTTGCCATTCAACATCAAAGACCCTTTATCACTCTTAAATGGGCCCAAAGTTTAAATGGTGTAATAGGTAGTCCTTATAAACGCCTTTTGATTTCTGGAAAAAAAGCACAAGAGCACACTCATCATCTGCGTGCCACCCATGATGTGACTTTAGTGGGATACAAAACCATCTTACAAGATAATCCATCGTTAAATGTGCGCTTGGGGCAGATCCAAAAAGACAACAAGGTGGCGATTGTGGATTCCCGTTTAAGAGTCTTGGAGCAAAGGGCGAAACATAATATTTTTAGCGTCCATTCTCCGCAGAATTTATTTTTAATCACCGACCAGGAACTCAAAGACCAGGAGAAGTGTAAGGGTTTCTCTGGAAATTTAATATTTGTAGGCCGTGACTCAAAAGGACAGCTCAACCTTGCTGAAGCCATGAAACAGTTGCGTGTAGGTCATAACATCCACTCTGTCTTTGTTGAAGGTGGAGCGGATATTTTAAAAGATATGTACGAACAAAACTTGTGGAATGAAATCTACATCTATATCGCACCCAAATTTTTAAAAGGAATAAAGATTAAACTTTCTGTGTTTAAGATTGTATTTAAGTTTTTTAAAACAGTGAAATTATTTATATTGTACCCTGATATAGGTGTACGTATTCGCCAGAGGTAA
- a CDS encoding homogentisate 1,2-dioxygenase yields the protein MHHYFQGRPTKQAHKAIPEGHFEEEQGLKGFFGLVSHLIRKKPSTRWVNINGPLKPRMFDTCELKAANKWHRMFYNQAMTIYFTKLEPGFFESAFRNADGDTIYFCHEGEGEVWTEYGLLNYEKGTYIVVPKCLTHYFVPQRATQFLIIESRNSHYEEPARGITGRNALYDSQAIIKPDLDKLHHSLESSKRDVLKIQVKHSDELTEFEYTEGIFDIVGWKGDLFPYTLSMNDIMPLMSHRAHLPPSAHSTFVARDFIVCSFLPRPLETDQDALKVPFYHQNIDYDEILFYHDGDFFSRDNLHAGMLSFHPAGFPHGPHPKARKNIDGKTETNEYAVMIDSRWPLKRDDQMSGIEVTNYWKSWIE from the coding sequence ATGCATCATTATTTCCAAGGGCGACCTACAAAACAGGCCCATAAAGCCATTCCAGAAGGGCATTTTGAAGAAGAGCAAGGATTGAAAGGTTTTTTTGGTTTGGTTTCACATTTGATTCGCAAAAAACCAAGCACGAGATGGGTCAACATCAATGGCCCCTTAAAACCGAGAATGTTTGACACTTGTGAACTCAAAGCCGCAAACAAGTGGCATCGCATGTTTTATAACCAAGCTATGACCATTTACTTCACCAAACTGGAGCCAGGATTTTTTGAAAGTGCATTTAGAAATGCCGATGGAGACACTATTTATTTTTGCCATGAAGGTGAAGGCGAAGTCTGGACTGAGTATGGTTTATTAAATTATGAAAAGGGGACTTACATTGTTGTTCCTAAATGTCTGACCCACTACTTTGTTCCTCAAAGGGCCACCCAGTTTTTAATCATTGAAAGTCGTAACAGCCACTACGAGGAGCCTGCGCGTGGGATCACAGGCCGAAATGCTCTTTATGATTCACAAGCGATCATTAAACCTGATCTAGATAAGTTGCATCACTCGTTAGAGTCTTCAAAAAGAGATGTTTTGAAAATCCAAGTGAAACACAGTGATGAACTCACGGAGTTTGAATACACCGAAGGTATTTTTGATATTGTAGGTTGGAAAGGAGATTTATTCCCTTATACCTTAAGCATGAATGACATTATGCCCTTGATGAGCCATCGTGCGCATTTGCCACCCAGTGCTCACTCTACATTTGTAGCGCGTGATTTTATTGTATGCTCTTTCTTGCCTCGTCCACTTGAGACAGATCAAGATGCTCTAAAGGTTCCTTTTTATCATCAGAACATCGACTATGATGAAATTTTATTTTATCACGATGGTGATTTTTTCAGTCGTGATAATCTACATGCAGGAATGTTAAGCTTTCACCCCGCAGGTTTTCCTCACGGACCTCATCCTAAAGCCCGTAAAAATATTGATGGCAAAACAGAGACCAATGAATATGCGGTGATGATTGATTCACGTTGGCCCCTTAAACGTGACGATCAGATGAGCGGCATTGAGGTGACGAACTACTGGAAGTCTTGGATAGAATAG
- the ppk1 gene encoding polyphosphate kinase 1 — protein sequence MENFDSPSFLNRELAWLYFNDRVLQQAEDSKIPLLERLRFLGIFHSNLDEFFMKRISIPRAEAMYHKDKDKTNLYQDIHSMVQKLFDRASTCFTKDLVPELKKERVEFLKWSDLNQTEREGFTRYFETHILPALTPLAVDPGHPFPHISSLTTSMAFKLYHPSTNTHTFARVKVPTMLPDFFPVPRKNGQHWIHVNEIIRELISALFPMSKIESTLFFRVTRNIEFEREEEEATDILEMISEELKERRFGHTVKLECEPHPDPWILNVLKSELEVNDLDIYYMQSPLINFQELDHIYEEGKANLKFPPWTPLIPQQFKNQPSFSGGLFKLIDEGDILLHHPYENYTHTVERFIIEAAQDPDVIGIKLSLYRTNKDSRLVKALINATENGKEVVCVIELKARFDEANNISWANKLEDAGAHIIYGMVGLKTHCKIALVTRKVPQGLKCYAHIGSGNYNAVTSAFYTDIGLMTSRPAITDDVVQVFNYLTGKTEPQKFNKLLVAPFNLRTQILALIQNEIANHKKGLPAGITVKLNNLEDKKISEALYFAASQGVKINLAVRSICVLKPEDERVKKNIRIISVVDQFLEHSRIYHFRNGQKHDIEGLYYIGSADWMTRNFDRRVEVLTPIEPLELKKICHQVLELTFADNTQSWEMKPNGQYSRIRRDKKRAVNFQLELKRLYSELYGNQGDA from the coding sequence ATGGAAAACTTTGACTCCCCATCTTTTTTAAATCGTGAACTGGCTTGGCTCTACTTCAACGACCGCGTGCTGCAACAGGCCGAGGACTCTAAAATTCCTCTGCTTGAGCGTCTTCGCTTTTTAGGAATCTTTCATTCCAATCTCGACGAATTCTTTATGAAACGCATCTCTATCCCCAGAGCCGAGGCCATGTACCATAAAGATAAAGACAAAACCAACCTTTACCAAGACATTCATAGCATGGTCCAAAAACTCTTTGACCGAGCCAGCACATGCTTTACCAAAGACCTTGTTCCAGAGCTAAAAAAAGAGCGCGTCGAGTTTTTGAAATGGTCAGACCTCAACCAAACTGAACGCGAAGGATTTACCCGTTACTTTGAAACTCACATTTTACCCGCACTCACTCCACTTGCTGTAGATCCAGGGCACCCCTTCCCTCATATCTCAAGCCTTACAACATCTATGGCCTTTAAACTTTATCACCCCAGCACCAACACCCATACCTTTGCTCGTGTGAAGGTGCCCACCATGCTGCCAGATTTTTTTCCTGTACCTAGAAAAAATGGACAGCATTGGATTCATGTAAATGAAATCATAAGAGAGTTGATCTCAGCACTCTTTCCCATGTCAAAAATTGAATCGACATTATTTTTTCGAGTCACTCGAAATATAGAGTTTGAACGCGAAGAGGAAGAGGCCACTGACATTTTAGAAATGATCTCTGAAGAGCTTAAAGAAAGACGCTTTGGACACACAGTCAAATTAGAATGTGAACCTCACCCTGATCCATGGATTTTAAATGTTTTGAAATCCGAATTGGAAGTGAACGATTTGGACATTTATTATATGCAATCCCCTTTGATCAACTTTCAAGAGCTGGACCATATTTATGAAGAAGGAAAAGCCAACCTGAAGTTTCCTCCATGGACTCCACTCATACCTCAGCAATTTAAAAATCAACCCAGTTTTTCTGGTGGCCTGTTTAAATTGATTGATGAAGGGGACATTTTACTCCACCACCCTTACGAAAACTACACCCATACGGTGGAGCGTTTTATTATTGAAGCCGCTCAAGACCCTGATGTTATTGGAATTAAACTTTCTTTATATCGAACCAACAAAGACAGTCGTCTGGTCAAAGCTCTGATCAATGCCACTGAAAACGGTAAAGAAGTCGTGTGCGTGATTGAACTTAAAGCTCGTTTTGATGAGGCCAATAACATCAGTTGGGCCAATAAACTTGAAGATGCTGGAGCTCATATCATTTATGGTATGGTGGGACTTAAAACCCATTGTAAAATTGCACTGGTCACCCGAAAAGTGCCACAAGGATTAAAATGTTACGCCCATATTGGCAGTGGGAATTACAACGCCGTCACCTCTGCCTTTTATACTGATATCGGTCTGATGACTTCACGGCCTGCCATTACAGATGATGTTGTTCAGGTTTTTAATTATCTTACGGGTAAAACAGAGCCACAAAAATTTAATAAACTTTTAGTGGCTCCATTTAATCTTCGTACACAAATTCTAGCTCTCATTCAAAACGAAATTGCGAACCATAAAAAAGGTCTGCCCGCAGGGATCACTGTAAAACTGAATAATCTAGAAGATAAAAAGATCTCTGAGGCTCTATACTTTGCCGCCTCACAAGGTGTGAAGATCAACCTGGCCGTAAGAAGCATCTGTGTTTTAAAACCCGAAGATGAACGCGTGAAAAAAAATATTCGTATTATTTCTGTCGTGGACCAATTCTTGGAACATTCTCGAATCTACCACTTTCGTAATGGCCAAAAGCATGACATTGAGGGACTGTATTATATTGGCTCTGCCGATTGGATGACCCGAAACTTTGATCGCCGAGTCGAAGTGCTCACGCCCATCGAACCTCTAGAACTTAAAAAAATCTGCCATCAAGTTTTAGAACTGACCTTTGCCGACAACACGCAAAGCTGGGAGATGAAACCCAACGGACAATACTCTCGTATTCGTCGCGACAAAAAACGCGCTGTTAATTTTCAATTGGAACTTAAACGTTTATACTCTGAACTTTACGGCAACCAAGGAGACGCATGA
- a CDS encoding rod shape-determining protein, which translates to MILAAIDIGSNAIRAVLVKDKMLDSNDKQNLIIKKRFSLRLGTDVFQTGYISDEKKQQLFLVFKEIKNYFYQYKVSDYKINATSAFRDAKNGKAIAQEIKREFGLKVDIIDGSEEARIICQSLLRRNLIPNNKSTLLMDIGGGSLEISILSEGKLTFSKSVNVGTLRFINDILSGQLTRDYFKQLDLIDEIFIDSPRPKGNCIILGTGGNFRRIQRVKSVLLDKPNEAAIKREEVPVLIGMLMDIHLHSYAKVLKIKHEHSSLVIPALLIIQRLMHYWPASEVIVPKISLNHGIIDELLIKHRLLKS; encoded by the coding sequence ATGATTTTAGCTGCCATTGATATAGGTTCTAATGCCATTAGAGCCGTTCTAGTCAAAGACAAGATGCTCGACTCAAATGACAAACAGAACCTTATCATCAAAAAACGGTTTTCCCTTCGTCTGGGCACAGATGTTTTTCAAACTGGATACATCAGCGACGAAAAAAAACAGCAGCTATTTTTAGTATTTAAGGAGATAAAAAACTACTTTTACCAGTACAAAGTCTCTGATTACAAAATAAATGCGACCAGCGCCTTTCGAGATGCTAAAAATGGAAAAGCCATTGCACAAGAAATCAAACGAGAATTTGGACTTAAGGTCGATATTATTGATGGTTCCGAAGAAGCTCGCATCATCTGCCAAAGTCTCTTAAGAAGAAACCTGATCCCTAATAACAAATCCACTTTGCTTATGGACATTGGCGGAGGAAGTTTAGAAATTTCTATTCTCTCTGAAGGTAAGCTGACTTTTTCTAAAAGCGTTAACGTAGGAACCTTAAGGTTTATTAACGATATCCTATCTGGACAGTTAACTCGAGATTATTTCAAACAGTTAGATTTGATTGATGAGATCTTTATTGATTCCCCTCGCCCAAAAGGCAATTGTATTATTTTAGGTACTGGAGGAAATTTTAGACGCATCCAAAGAGTGAAATCCGTACTCCTAGATAAACCCAATGAGGCCGCAATCAAAAGAGAAGAGGTCCCAGTGCTTATTGGCATGCTTATGGATATTCATCTTCATTCTTATGCCAAGGTTTTAAAAATTAAACACGAACACTCTTCTTTGGTGATTCCTGCTCTTTTGATCATCCAACGGCTTATGCACTACTGGCCCGCTAGCGAAGTGATCGTTCCCAAAATCAGTTTAAATCATGGAATCATCGACGAACTTTTGATTAAGCATCGCTTACTTAAATCCTAA
- a CDS encoding 4'-phosphopantetheinyl transferase superfamily protein: protein MEVSEVTEMFCKWITETQDPSLSLKIERKWSSIYTDNRLLLRKDLYKRFQHPALLNLDEVPKNLGQNVSISHCPVYGGYVVSDRPIGFDLEQWKRVSHPLVKRTCDETELALLEDYIEDRAIFWSTKESAYKALRKTEGQITEIKLKTIEKITSLEISNQEVHLSEGVFYYKVLSHYKKQAIKTFAFMDQQHDLVGAISYPTTL from the coding sequence ATGGAAGTGTCAGAAGTCACAGAGATGTTTTGCAAATGGATCACAGAGACCCAAGACCCCAGTTTGTCCTTAAAAATTGAAAGGAAATGGAGTTCTATTTATACAGATAATCGTTTGTTATTGCGAAAAGACTTATATAAACGTTTTCAGCATCCTGCTTTATTGAACCTTGATGAAGTGCCTAAAAATTTAGGTCAAAATGTGTCCATCAGTCATTGCCCTGTGTATGGGGGCTATGTGGTGAGTGATCGCCCAATTGGGTTTGATCTCGAGCAGTGGAAACGTGTCAGTCATCCTCTAGTCAAACGCACCTGCGATGAAACAGAGCTGGCATTACTGGAAGACTATATCGAAGATCGTGCGATCTTTTGGAGTACCAAAGAGTCTGCGTACAAGGCTCTAAGAAAGACTGAAGGACAAATCACCGAAATTAAACTTAAAACCATAGAGAAGATCACGTCCTTAGAAATTTCAAATCAAGAGGTGCATCTCAGCGAAGGGGTATTTTACTATAAGGTTTTAAGCCACTATAAAAAACAGGCCATTAAAACTTTTGCCTTTATGGATCAGCAGCATGATTTAGTAGGCGCGATCAGCTACCCCACAACACTCTAA
- the nadA gene encoding quinolinate synthase NadA: MALKTELVAEINELREKHNAAILCHYYEEGDIQDIADHIGDSLFLAQIGKKIDNPVVVMAGVTFMAESVKLLSPEKAVLVPDMNAGCSLVDSSPYKDYQKWREDHPEAICVSYVNCSAEVKALSDVVCTSSNAEKIIAAIPKDRQILFGPDRNLGGYLQRKTGRDMVLWPGTCQVHVLFSAQKLFELKAEHPDALVLAHPECDEQVLLHADVIGSTSRILQEVKNNPNGKFIIATEVGIFHEMQKQSPQAELIQAPFQGHCACNECPYMKLNTLEKIRNCLRDLKPQIAIKPELYELALLSLDRMMKITDGKPVTWPERFISPNLR, translated from the coding sequence ATGGCACTTAAAACCGAACTCGTTGCAGAAATAAATGAACTTCGGGAAAAACATAATGCGGCCATTTTATGCCACTACTATGAAGAGGGCGACATTCAAGACATTGCTGATCATATTGGGGACAGCCTTTTTCTGGCACAGATAGGAAAAAAAATAGACAATCCTGTTGTAGTTATGGCGGGTGTGACCTTTATGGCAGAAAGCGTGAAGCTGCTGTCTCCAGAAAAGGCTGTACTCGTGCCAGATATGAATGCGGGATGCTCTCTTGTAGACTCCTCCCCTTATAAAGACTATCAAAAGTGGCGTGAAGATCATCCTGAAGCCATTTGTGTGTCTTATGTGAATTGCAGTGCTGAGGTGAAAGCCCTAAGTGATGTAGTGTGCACTTCAAGTAATGCAGAAAAAATCATTGCGGCTATTCCCAAAGACCGCCAAATTTTATTTGGCCCTGACCGTAACTTAGGTGGCTACTTACAAAGAAAAACAGGGCGAGACATGGTTTTGTGGCCTGGGACTTGTCAGGTGCATGTGCTTTTTTCAGCGCAAAAACTTTTTGAACTTAAAGCTGAACATCCCGACGCTCTTGTGCTGGCACATCCAGAGTGTGATGAGCAAGTGCTGTTGCATGCAGATGTGATTGGTTCTACATCACGCATTTTACAAGAGGTAAAAAATAATCCCAACGGGAAGTTCATTATTGCCACTGAGGTGGGAATCTTTCACGAGATGCAAAAGCAAAGCCCACAGGCAGAACTGATCCAAGCCCCTTTTCAAGGCCATTGCGCGTGCAATGAATGTCCTTATATGAAACTCAACACTTTAGAAAAAATTAGAAATTGCCTGCGCGATTTAAAGCCGCAGATTGCAATCAAACCTGAACTCTACGAGTTGGCTTTGCTTTCTTTAGATCGGATGATGAAGATCACAGATGGAAAACCCGTGACCTGGCCAGAGAGATTTATATCTCCAAATTTAAGGTAA
- a CDS encoding ADP-ribosylation factor-like protein, giving the protein MSFVNLNTKEIHCKIVYYGPSLSGKTTNMQWIYQEIQGKNKSELFTLPTSTERTLFFDFLPIEIGTIRGYKLRLHLYTVPGQVVYEASRRLILKGLDGVIFVADSQAERMEENMASMQSLQKNLAQQGVDIRKVPMVIQYNKRDLPTAEDLRELKLKLNKYGCPDFEAQAHIGVGVFESLKTVSKSIIASLKSGRI; this is encoded by the coding sequence ATGTCATTTGTAAACTTGAACACAAAAGAGATTCACTGCAAGATCGTGTACTACGGTCCGTCTCTTTCTGGCAAAACCACAAATATGCAGTGGATCTATCAGGAGATTCAAGGCAAAAATAAATCGGAACTTTTTACGCTTCCTACATCCACAGAACGGACTTTGTTTTTTGACTTTCTTCCTATAGAGATCGGAACCATTCGTGGTTATAAGTTGCGCCTGCATCTTTATACGGTCCCAGGACAGGTGGTTTATGAGGCCAGTCGTCGTTTGATCCTTAAGGGCCTAGATGGAGTCATTTTTGTGGCAGACTCTCAGGCTGAGCGTATGGAAGAAAATATGGCTTCCATGCAAAGCTTACAGAAGAATTTGGCTCAACAAGGGGTGGACATTCGTAAAGTTCCCATGGTCATCCAATACAATAAGCGTGACCTTCCCACGGCAGAAGATTTACGAGAACTTAAATTGAAGTTAAATAAATATGGTTGCCCTGATTTCGAAGCACAAGCCCATATTGGGGTTGGGGTTTTTGAATCTTTAAAAACAGTTTCAAAATCTATTATCGCTTCTTTAAAAAGTGGACGGATATAG
- the recR gene encoding recombination mediator RecR encodes MSLKVPSLQKLIQELAKLPGVGPKSAQRMAISFLKFNDEEIGSLREALKDIKEKIHLCSHCYAYTEEDLCYYCQQPDRQKNLICVVESPMDIDRIESSGVFNGSYHVLHGVIAPLEGIGPEQIKIAELLFKVSDLMDQGEKDLEVILALDADLEGDTTSLYLSKELVKRGAKVSRLAQGVPIGGDLDFVDHRTLGRALQNRIRY; translated from the coding sequence ATGTCTTTAAAAGTTCCATCTTTGCAGAAACTCATTCAAGAATTGGCAAAACTTCCTGGTGTAGGCCCTAAATCTGCACAAAGGATGGCTATTAGTTTTTTAAAGTTTAACGATGAAGAGATTGGGTCTTTACGTGAGGCCTTAAAGGACATCAAAGAAAAGATCCATCTTTGCTCTCATTGTTACGCTTATACGGAAGAGGACCTGTGCTACTATTGCCAGCAGCCTGACCGCCAGAAAAATTTAATATGTGTCGTAGAAAGTCCTATGGACATTGATCGTATCGAGTCCAGTGGTGTTTTTAATGGCTCTTACCATGTTTTGCATGGAGTGATTGCTCCACTGGAAGGCATTGGACCTGAGCAAATTAAAATTGCGGAATTATTATTCAAAGTTTCTGATTTGATGGATCAGGGAGAAAAAGACCTTGAGGTGATCTTGGCTTTAGACGCCGACCTTGAGGGAGACACAACGTCTTTGTATTTATCTAAAGAGTTGGTTAAAAGAGGAGCTAAGGTTTCACGTTTAGCACAAGGGGTACCCATCGGTGGTGACTTAGACTTTGTCGACCATCGAACTTTAGGACGAGCTTTGCAAAACCGTATTCGCTACTAA